One stretch of Cohnella algarum DNA includes these proteins:
- the ftsH gene encoding ATP-dependent zinc metalloprotease FtsH encodes MNRIIRNTGFYLLIFLVTVGIVQFFISRNETTEGLTYNEILAVVQQGNVKDLQLQVDNGTYLVTGHYKEKPADRRSDAFAGRVMYTEDAAQNFASLAVEKGAIVEFKEMRGQSFWLTFLTSIIPFVIMFILFFFLINQAQGGGGKVMNFGKSKARLYNEEKKRVTFEDVAGADEEKQELVEVVEFLKDPRKFAALGARIPKGVLLNGPPGTGKTLLARAVAGEAGVPFFSISGSDFVEMFVGVGASRVRDLFENAKKNAPCIIFIDEIDAVGRQRGAGLGGGHDEREQTLNQLLVEMDGFGANEGIIIIAATNRPDILDPALLRPGRFDRQITVDRPDVKGREAVLKVHARNKPLNKDVRLDTIAKRTTGFTGADLENLLNEAALLAARKNKKDINMIDVDEAIDRVIVGTEKKSRVISEREKRIVAYHESGHTVVGYFLEHADMVHKVTIIPRGRAGGYVIMLPKEDRMLVTKQELLDKVTGLLAGRVAEEIFIGEIGTGAYSDFKQATSIVRSMIMEYGMSEKLGPMQFGQSQGQVFLGRDLGHEPNYSDKIAYEIDQEMQTIIQSCYDRAKKLLTEKSEEVHLLAKTLLEEETLELEQIKSLIEKGDLSGANSGGSTPDDSKGEPTVDALGANVRVRIQTREGEATPPAPDQPRDDDGSEEPK; translated from the coding sequence ATGAATCGGATCATCCGGAACACAGGCTTTTATCTGCTTATTTTTTTGGTGACCGTCGGGATCGTTCAGTTTTTCATCAGCCGGAACGAGACGACGGAAGGACTTACGTATAACGAAATTTTGGCCGTTGTGCAGCAGGGGAACGTCAAGGACCTGCAGCTGCAAGTGGATAACGGCACTTATTTGGTAACGGGCCATTACAAAGAAAAACCGGCCGACCGGAGAAGCGACGCCTTCGCCGGGCGGGTGATGTATACCGAGGATGCCGCGCAAAATTTTGCGTCCCTGGCCGTGGAGAAAGGCGCGATCGTCGAATTCAAGGAAATGCGGGGTCAAAGCTTCTGGCTTACGTTCCTGACATCCATCATTCCGTTCGTGATCATGTTCATCCTGTTCTTCTTCCTGATCAATCAGGCGCAGGGCGGCGGCGGCAAGGTCATGAATTTCGGCAAAAGCAAGGCGCGTCTATATAATGAAGAGAAAAAACGCGTCACCTTCGAGGACGTGGCGGGCGCCGACGAAGAAAAGCAGGAGCTTGTGGAAGTCGTCGAATTCCTCAAGGACCCCCGCAAATTCGCGGCTCTCGGAGCGCGAATCCCGAAGGGCGTTCTGCTCAACGGGCCTCCGGGCACCGGTAAAACGCTTCTCGCCCGCGCGGTGGCGGGCGAAGCGGGCGTACCGTTCTTCAGCATTTCCGGTTCCGACTTCGTGGAAATGTTCGTCGGCGTCGGCGCGTCGCGGGTTCGCGACCTGTTCGAAAACGCCAAGAAGAACGCGCCCTGCATTATCTTCATCGACGAAATCGACGCCGTCGGCCGTCAGCGGGGCGCGGGCCTCGGAGGCGGACACGACGAGCGCGAACAGACGCTTAACCAATTGCTCGTCGAGATGGACGGTTTCGGCGCCAACGAAGGCATCATCATTATCGCGGCGACGAACCGTCCGGATATTTTGGACCCGGCCTTGCTGCGTCCCGGCCGTTTCGACCGCCAAATCACGGTCGACCGTCCCGACGTCAAAGGCCGCGAGGCCGTACTCAAGGTTCATGCCCGCAACAAGCCTTTGAACAAGGACGTGCGGCTGGACACGATCGCCAAGCGGACGACCGGCTTCACCGGCGCCGACCTGGAGAACCTGCTGAACGAAGCGGCGCTTCTGGCCGCGCGCAAAAACAAAAAAGACATCAATATGATCGACGTGGACGAAGCGATCGACCGCGTCATCGTCGGCACCGAGAAGAAGAGCCGCGTCATCAGCGAGCGCGAGAAACGGATCGTGGCCTACCACGAATCCGGCCATACGGTCGTCGGTTACTTCCTCGAGCACGCCGATATGGTTCACAAGGTGACGATCATCCCTCGCGGACGCGCGGGCGGCTACGTCATCATGCTGCCGAAGGAAGACCGGATGCTCGTCACGAAGCAGGAATTGCTGGATAAAGTGACCGGATTGCTTGCCGGACGCGTCGCCGAAGAAATTTTCATCGGCGAGATCGGCACCGGCGCCTACAGCGACTTCAAGCAGGCGACCAGCATCGTTCGCAGCATGATCATGGAATACGGCATGAGCGAAAAGCTCGGGCCGATGCAATTCGGCCAAAGCCAGGGCCAAGTGTTCCTCGGCCGCGATCTCGGACACGAGCCGAACTATTCGGACAAGATCGCGTACGAGATCGATCAGGAAATGCAAACGATCATTCAAAGCTGTTACGACCGGGCGAAGAAGCTTCTCACGGAGAAAAGCGAGGAAGTCCATTTGCTCGCGAAGACGCTGCTTGAGGAAGAGACCCTTGAGCTCGAACAAATCAAGAGCTTGATCGAGAAGGGCGATCTGAGCGGCGCGAACAGCGGCGGGAGCACTCCCGACGATTCCAAGGGCGAGCCGACCGTCGACGCGCTCGGAGCGAACGTCCGCGTCCGCATCCAGACGCGCGAGGGCGAAGCGACGCCTCCCGCGCCGGATCAACCCCGCGACGACGACGGTTCCGAAGAACCGAAATAA
- the nadA gene encoding quinolinate synthase NadA, whose translation MEALALEHKAEQNRELRERLLQLKKERNAIILAHYYQRDEIQEVADFRGDSFLLAQKAAETDADVIVFCGVHFMGESAKILAPNKTVLVPDERAGCPMADMVNPIGLRELKAKHPNAKVVTYINSSADVKAETDICCTSSNAVKVVNSIDAEEIIWCPDKNLGHWVQQQTGKNMIIWEGYCNTHDMLTIKDVVEMKAKYPNAQFVVHPECRPEVVEMADYVGSTTGILKYCRESDCKEFIVGTEDGTGYQLRLDSPDKTFHFASKFLVCPNMKVNNLKKVVRCLETMQPQIYVPEDVAEKARTSLMRMLQVK comes from the coding sequence ATGGAAGCCTTGGCCCTGGAACACAAAGCGGAGCAAAACCGCGAGCTGCGCGAACGGCTGCTGCAACTGAAAAAAGAGCGCAACGCCATTATTCTCGCGCACTATTATCAGCGGGATGAAATACAGGAAGTCGCGGATTTTCGCGGGGATTCGTTCCTGCTCGCCCAGAAGGCGGCGGAGACGGATGCCGACGTCATCGTGTTTTGCGGCGTGCATTTTATGGGGGAGAGCGCCAAAATTCTCGCCCCGAACAAAACGGTGCTCGTGCCCGACGAACGCGCCGGCTGCCCGATGGCCGACATGGTCAACCCGATCGGCCTGCGGGAGCTGAAAGCGAAGCATCCGAACGCAAAAGTCGTCACGTACATCAATTCGTCCGCCGACGTCAAGGCCGAAACGGACATTTGCTGTACGTCCTCGAACGCGGTCAAGGTCGTCAACTCGATCGACGCCGAAGAAATCATCTGGTGTCCGGACAAAAACCTCGGCCACTGGGTGCAGCAGCAAACCGGCAAAAACATGATTATCTGGGAAGGTTACTGCAACACGCACGACATGCTCACGATCAAGGACGTCGTGGAGATGAAGGCGAAGTACCCGAACGCGCAGTTCGTCGTTCACCCCGAGTGCCGCCCGGAAGTCGTCGAGATGGCCGACTACGTCGGAAGCACGACCGGCATCCTCAAGTATTGCCGGGAATCGGACTGCAAGGAGTTCATCGTCGGCACGGAGGACGGCACAGGGTACCAGCTGCGGCTGGACAGTCCGGACAAAACGTTCCATTTCGCTTCGAAATTCCTCGTCTGTCCGAACATGAAGGTCAACAACCTCAAAAAAGTCGTCCGCTGTCTGGAGACGATGCAACCGCAAATTTACGTGCCTGAAGATGTAGCCGAAAAAGCCAGAACGTCGCTCATGCGCATGCTGCAAGTGAAGTAG
- the tilS gene encoding tRNA lysidine(34) synthetase TilS, whose amino-acid sequence MDDLLLRVEKETAGQSWRKPGETIVAAVSGGPDSMALLHMLKELSERDGFLVVAAHVNHRFRGAEADGEEATVRQVAEGWGIVCETAAIDVPAYIAATGKNPQSAAREKRYEFLREVARRRGAGTIALGHHADDQAETVLMRILRGTGIGGMAGIPERRREKELELIRPLLRITKHELLEYGARNGIPHVVDSSNAKTHYFRNAVRLDILPMLEKYNPRLRPALIRLSELASAENDFMEAEARKALERTAERRGDGWTIDRRGFRGLHVALQRRLIKLILSCLENENEPADFERVEEAAAAISSERTTGCRIDLGRGWTVLCEYESAFIGCAPALTSGFSYSVSGPGTDAAVPEAETLFRFRWFTGSSTSPAEFRREAFFDAADLRFPLTIRSRLPGDRLEPHGLKGSKKVQDMFVDAKVPRLRRDSVPLLADADGRILWIPGLRRSRHAVPNDATAATVRVTAESLRDNRE is encoded by the coding sequence TTGGACGATCTTTTGCTTCGGGTCGAAAAGGAAACCGCCGGACAAAGCTGGCGGAAGCCCGGCGAGACGATCGTAGCCGCCGTCTCCGGCGGGCCGGATTCCATGGCGCTGCTTCATATGCTGAAGGAGCTGTCGGAGCGGGACGGCTTTCTCGTCGTCGCCGCCCATGTCAATCATCGGTTTCGCGGAGCGGAAGCGGACGGCGAAGAGGCGACGGTGCGTCAGGTCGCGGAAGGCTGGGGCATCGTTTGCGAGACGGCGGCGATCGACGTTCCGGCTTACATCGCCGCAACCGGGAAAAATCCGCAATCGGCCGCCCGCGAAAAAAGATACGAATTTCTTCGGGAGGTCGCCCGGCGCCGCGGCGCGGGGACGATCGCGCTCGGCCACCATGCGGACGATCAGGCGGAGACGGTGCTGATGCGCATATTGCGGGGCACCGGCATCGGAGGGATGGCAGGAATTCCGGAGCGCCGCCGCGAAAAAGAATTGGAACTGATTCGGCCGTTGCTGCGTATAACCAAACATGAGCTTCTCGAATACGGCGCGAGGAACGGGATTCCCCACGTCGTCGACAGCAGCAACGCCAAAACGCATTATTTTCGCAACGCGGTTCGATTGGATATTTTGCCGATGCTGGAGAAGTACAATCCCCGGCTGCGGCCGGCTCTCATCCGGTTGTCGGAGCTCGCTTCGGCGGAGAACGACTTTATGGAAGCCGAGGCGCGCAAGGCGCTCGAACGAACGGCGGAACGCCGGGGAGACGGCTGGACGATCGATCGCCGCGGCTTTCGCGGTTTGCACGTCGCTTTACAACGCAGATTGATTAAATTAATATTAAGCTGTCTTGAAAACGAGAACGAACCCGCCGATTTCGAAAGGGTGGAAGAGGCCGCCGCCGCGATTTCCTCGGAACGGACGACCGGCTGCCGCATCGACCTCGGACGGGGATGGACGGTCTTGTGCGAGTACGAATCGGCTTTTATCGGATGTGCGCCGGCGTTAACGTCCGGCTTTTCCTATTCCGTTTCCGGACCCGGAACGGATGCGGCCGTGCCGGAAGCCGAGACCCTGTTCCGTTTTCGCTGGTTTACCGGAAGCAGCACCTCTCCTGCGGAGTTTCGAAGGGAGGCTTTTTTTGACGCGGCCGATCTGCGATTTCCGCTGACGATTCGCAGCCGCCTTCCCGGCGATCGGCTGGAGCCCCATGGATTAAAAGGCTCCAAAAAAGTGCAAGATATGTTCGTCGACGCTAAGGTTCCGCGTTTGCGAAGGGATTCGGTGCCGCTCCTTGCGGACGCGGACGGCCGCATTTTGTGGATTCCGGGCTTGCGCCGCTCGCGGCATGCCGTTCCGAACGACGCGACCGCGGCCACGGTTCGGGTCACGGCCGAATCTCTTCGCGACAATCGCGAATAA
- the cysK gene encoding cysteine synthase A, translating into MAKIVQNVTELIGDTPLVRLNRIVPEGSAEIYVKLEYQNPGSSVKDRIAISMIEEAEKEGRIKPGDTIVEPTSGNTGIGLALVAAAKGYRAVIVMPETMSLERRNLLRAYGAELVLTPGSEGMNGAVKKAEEIVAENPSYFLPQQFKNKANVKIHRETTGPEIVEAINSLDGKLDAFVAGIGTGGTISGAGEVLKANFPNIKIVAVEPSASPLLSGGKPGPHKIQGIGANFIPEILNREIYDEVITVENEEAFETARTVAKKEGLLVGISSGAAIHAALKVAKELGEGKRVIAVVPSNGERYLSTPLFNFEN; encoded by the coding sequence ATGGCCAAAATTGTACAAAATGTCACCGAGCTGATCGGCGATACGCCGCTTGTGCGCCTCAACCGCATCGTGCCGGAAGGCAGCGCGGAAATTTACGTAAAGCTGGAATATCAAAACCCGGGCTCCAGCGTCAAAGACCGGATCGCCATCAGCATGATCGAAGAAGCCGAGAAGGAAGGCCGGATCAAGCCGGGCGACACGATCGTCGAGCCGACGAGCGGCAACACCGGGATCGGCCTGGCGCTCGTCGCCGCGGCGAAAGGCTACCGCGCCGTCATCGTCATGCCGGAAACGATGAGCTTGGAGCGCCGCAACCTGCTCCGCGCTTACGGAGCCGAGCTCGTGCTGACGCCGGGATCCGAAGGCATGAACGGCGCCGTCAAAAAAGCCGAGGAAATCGTAGCCGAAAATCCGAGCTATTTCCTGCCGCAGCAATTCAAGAACAAAGCAAACGTGAAAATTCACCGCGAAACGACCGGCCCGGAAATCGTCGAAGCGATCAACTCCCTGGACGGAAAGCTGGATGCGTTCGTGGCCGGCATCGGCACGGGCGGCACGATTTCCGGCGCGGGCGAGGTGCTGAAGGCCAACTTCCCGAACATCAAGATCGTCGCCGTGGAGCCGTCCGCTTCCCCGCTGCTGTCCGGCGGCAAGCCCGGCCCGCACAAAATCCAAGGCATCGGCGCGAACTTCATTCCGGAAATTTTGAATCGCGAAATTTACGACGAAGTGATCACCGTGGAAAACGAAGAAGCCTTCGAAACGGCTCGAACCGTCGCAAAGAAGGAAGGCCTGCTTGTCGGCATTTCCTCCGGCGCCGCGATCCATGCCGCGCTCAAAGTGGCGAAGGAGCTCGGCGAAGGCAAGCGCGTCATCGCAGTCGTTCCGTCCAACGGCGAACGCTACCTGAGCACGCCGCTCTTCAACTTCGAAAATTAA
- the hslO gene encoding Hsp33 family molecular chaperone HslO yields the protein MKDQLVRGTAWNDGIRVFAARTTNLVGELQRRHDTYPVATAALGRTATAAAMMGVMLKGQEKLTVQVKGDGPIGQVVVDANASAEVRGYVDFPHVHLASNAQGKLDVAGAVGRNGYLYVIKDLGLREPYKGSVPIISGELGEDFTYYFALSEQTPSAVGLGVLVDTDHSVLHAGGFIVQVMPGLDDAGLSRLENAVAAMPPVTALLQQGETPESILKFLVGDDLTLHDEMEPRFQCHCSAERVERTLISMGANELRQLIDEDGQAEVHCHFCNETYAFDASQLEALLRRAES from the coding sequence ATGAAGGACCAACTGGTACGCGGAACGGCGTGGAATGACGGAATTCGCGTGTTCGCCGCCAGAACGACCAATCTCGTCGGCGAGCTGCAGCGCCGCCACGATACGTACCCGGTCGCCACGGCGGCGCTCGGCAGAACCGCGACGGCCGCGGCCATGATGGGCGTCATGCTGAAGGGGCAGGAGAAATTGACGGTTCAGGTGAAGGGCGACGGCCCGATCGGCCAGGTGGTGGTCGACGCCAATGCCTCGGCCGAGGTGCGGGGGTATGTCGATTTTCCGCATGTCCATTTGGCCAGCAACGCGCAAGGAAAGCTGGATGTCGCCGGGGCGGTCGGCCGCAACGGCTATTTATATGTCATTAAAGACCTGGGGCTGAGAGAGCCATACAAAGGAAGCGTCCCGATCATATCGGGAGAGCTCGGGGAAGATTTTACTTATTATTTCGCGCTGTCGGAGCAGACGCCTTCCGCGGTCGGCCTCGGCGTGCTCGTGGATACGGATCATTCGGTCCTCCATGCCGGCGGATTCATCGTGCAGGTCATGCCCGGCTTGGACGACGCGGGACTGTCCCGGCTGGAAAACGCCGTCGCGGCGATGCCGCCGGTCACGGCGCTGCTGCAGCAGGGAGAAACGCCGGAAAGCATCCTGAAATTTTTGGTCGGCGACGACCTTACGCTGCATGACGAAATGGAGCCCCGGTTCCAATGCCATTGTTCGGCCGAACGCGTCGAACGGACGCTCATCAGCATGGGCGCGAACGAGCTGCGGCAGTTGATCGACGAAGACGGGCAGGCGGAGGTACACTGTCATTTTTGCAACGAAACATATGCGTTCGACGCTTCTCAATTAGAAGCGCTGCTCCGGCGGGCAGAATCATGA
- a CDS encoding peptidylprolyl isomerase: protein MRRTKRQPYPPVVLLAIVFFILIGETGCMAGNSDSDTVATVGGIDITRQELLDELQEDAGAQTLRTMMLRIAVDKEAEEAGIEVSEADLDRELRRLAEGYGGLDLYYEGMSSQLGMDPEEVREDALYRLKLEEIAIRPIEVSDEEIRAYIADHADEFGPQVELQLSRIVTGEAEEAELVMRKLEEGENFADLARQFSSDEWTASEGGSLGWVSGTDPFVGADVLSEALRLDVGQIVGPIATEEGYQIVMVTGRKDKPAAEASLAEETARRHLALERAGPLPDLEQALLDKYGAVVRDEELKS, encoded by the coding sequence ATGAGACGAACGAAACGGCAGCCGTATCCGCCGGTCGTTTTGCTCGCCATCGTCTTCTTTATCCTCATCGGAGAAACGGGCTGCATGGCCGGGAATTCGGATTCCGACACGGTTGCCACCGTCGGCGGCATCGACATCACGCGGCAGGAGCTGCTTGACGAGCTGCAGGAAGACGCCGGTGCCCAAACATTAAGGACGATGATGTTGCGAATCGCCGTCGACAAGGAAGCGGAGGAAGCGGGAATCGAAGTTTCGGAAGCCGATCTGGACCGGGAGCTTCGGCGGCTGGCCGAAGGCTACGGCGGACTCGATCTCTATTACGAGGGCATGAGCAGCCAGCTCGGCATGGATCCGGAGGAAGTGCGGGAAGATGCGTTGTACCGGTTGAAGTTAGAAGAGATCGCGATTCGGCCGATCGAGGTGTCCGACGAGGAGATTCGGGCTTATATAGCCGATCATGCCGACGAATTCGGCCCCCAGGTCGAGCTGCAGCTCTCCCGGATCGTCACCGGGGAGGCCGAGGAGGCCGAGCTTGTGATGCGGAAGCTGGAAGAGGGGGAGAACTTCGCGGATCTCGCGAGGCAATTTTCCTCAGACGAATGGACGGCCTCCGAAGGCGGAAGCCTGGGCTGGGTTTCCGGCACGGATCCGTTCGTCGGCGCCGATGTGCTGAGCGAAGCCTTGCGGTTGGATGTAGGCCAAATCGTGGGACCGATCGCCACGGAAGAGGGCTATCAAATCGTGATGGTCACGGGCCGCAAGGACAAGCCGGCGGCGGAGGCCTCTTTGGCGGAAGAGACGGCCAGACGTCATTTGGCGCTCGAGCGCGCGGGGCCGCTTCCTGACCTGGAGCAGGCGCTTTTGGACAAGTACGGGGCGGTCGTGCGGGATGAGGAGTTGAAGTCGTAG
- a CDS encoding type III pantothenate kinase, which produces MILVVDVGNTNIVLGLYDNGTLKQHWRLSTNRSATVDEYGIQLVTLFQFAGVKTEHIEGVMLASVVPPLMPMLEQLFRKYVGREALVVGPGIKTGLNIRYENPKEVGADRIVNAVAGIEHYGAPLVVVDFGTATTFDYIDASGAYLGGVILPGIGISAEALYQRASKLPRVELIKPKRVVGRNTVSAIQSGLIYGYAGQVDGIVNRIRKEQGENPKVIATGGLAELIAGESETIEHVDPLLTLEGLRMIYERNR; this is translated from the coding sequence GTGATTTTGGTCGTCGATGTCGGCAATACGAATATCGTGCTCGGTCTCTACGATAACGGTACGCTCAAGCAGCATTGGCGGCTGAGCACGAACCGTTCCGCTACCGTAGACGAGTACGGCATTCAGCTTGTCACGTTATTTCAATTCGCCGGAGTGAAGACGGAACATATCGAAGGCGTCATGCTGGCCTCCGTCGTTCCTCCCCTTATGCCGATGCTCGAACAATTGTTCCGGAAATACGTCGGGCGCGAGGCGCTCGTCGTCGGACCGGGGATCAAGACCGGCCTGAACATCCGGTACGAAAATCCGAAGGAGGTCGGCGCGGACCGGATCGTCAACGCCGTGGCCGGTATCGAGCATTACGGCGCGCCGCTCGTCGTCGTCGACTTCGGGACGGCCACGACGTTCGATTATATCGACGCCTCGGGCGCTTATTTGGGCGGGGTCATCCTGCCGGGGATCGGCATTTCCGCGGAGGCTCTGTACCAGCGCGCTTCCAAGCTGCCCCGCGTCGAGCTGATCAAGCCGAAACGCGTCGTCGGCCGCAATACGGTATCCGCGATACAGTCCGGGCTCATATACGGCTATGCGGGACAGGTGGACGGAATCGTCAACCGGATTCGCAAGGAGCAGGGGGAAAACCCGAAGGTGATCGCCACCGGCGGGCTGGCGGAACTGATCGCCGGGGAGTCGGAGACGATCGAGCACGTGGACCCGCTGTTGACGTTGGAAGGGTTAAGAATGATTTACGAACGGAACCGATAA
- the csaA gene encoding chaperone CsaA, whose product MATIDDFLTLDMRIGTVVAAEAFPEARVPAIKLRIDFGADIGVKRSSAQITARYTPEAMIGKQVVAVVNFPPRRIAGFESEVLVLGGVPEKGDVILLRPDQPVPNGTPIA is encoded by the coding sequence TTGGCTACAATCGATGACTTTTTGACGTTGGATATGCGCATCGGCACCGTCGTCGCGGCGGAAGCTTTCCCCGAAGCCCGGGTCCCGGCGATCAAGCTGCGAATCGACTTCGGGGCGGACATCGGCGTCAAGCGCTCCAGCGCCCAAATTACGGCGCGCTATACGCCGGAAGCGATGATCGGCAAGCAGGTCGTCGCCGTCGTCAACTTTCCTCCGCGCCGGATTGCCGGCTTCGAATCGGAAGTGCTCGTGCTTGGCGGCGTGCCGGAAAAGGGGGACGTCATTTTGCTCCGGCCCGACCAGCCCGTTCCGAACGGGACGCCGATTGCCTGA
- the hpt gene encoding hypoxanthine phosphoribosyltransferase: MQNDIQEILYSTEEIQAKVKELGAAVSRDYEGRNPLVICVLKGAFIFMADLAKNITVPIALDFMAVSSYGNSTRSSGEVRIVKDLDTSVEGRDVIIVEDIIDSGLTLSYIIDVLERRNALSVRVVALFDKPGRRTVDLNADYTGFVIPDAFVVGYGLDYAEKYRNLPFVGILKPEVYSS, encoded by the coding sequence TTGCAGAACGACATTCAAGAAATTCTGTATTCCACGGAAGAGATCCAAGCGAAAGTCAAGGAGTTGGGCGCCGCCGTCAGCCGCGATTACGAAGGGCGCAACCCGCTCGTAATCTGCGTGCTGAAGGGCGCCTTTATTTTTATGGCGGACCTGGCCAAGAACATCACGGTCCCGATCGCTCTGGATTTTATGGCCGTCTCCAGCTACGGCAATTCCACCCGGTCTTCCGGAGAGGTGCGCATCGTCAAGGATCTGGACACCTCCGTCGAAGGCCGGGACGTCATCATTGTCGAGGATATTATCGACAGCGGCCTGACGCTCAGCTACATTATCGACGTTCTCGAGCGCCGCAACGCCCTGTCGGTTCGGGTCGTCGCCCTCTTCGACAAGCCGGGGCGCAGGACGGTCGACCTGAACGCCGACTATACGGGCTTCGTCATCCCGGACGCTTTCGTGGTCGGGTACGGTTTGGATTACGCGGAGAAATACCGCAATTTGCCTTTCGTCGGCATACTGAAACCTGAAGTTTATTCGAGCTAA
- the nadC gene encoding carboxylating nicotinate-nucleotide diphosphorylase, whose amino-acid sequence MFERESDFRIGGPAVDAIRAQIRAWLAEDIGSGDITTMATVPQGHRSSGIIHAKASGVAAGMPLARIVFETVDPSLAFEAKIADGTFLEKGTVLAVVEGSTHSILTGERLALNLLQRLSGIATQTKVYADAAAGYSVKIADTRKTTPGHRTLEKYAVRIGGGYNHRYGLYDAVMIKDNHIKAAGGITEAVRAAKSRAPHTMKIEVEAESLAQAEEAAKAGADIVMLDNMPTDRLREAVARVRELDPHVLLEASGGVRPERVKELAAAGVDIISVGSLTHSFQALDISLDLNAIKEGASS is encoded by the coding sequence ATGTTTGAGCGGGAGAGCGATTTTCGGATCGGGGGACCGGCGGTCGACGCCATCCGCGCGCAAATTCGCGCCTGGCTTGCGGAGGATATCGGCAGCGGCGACATCACGACGATGGCGACGGTGCCGCAAGGCCATCGCTCGAGCGGCATTATCCATGCGAAAGCAAGCGGCGTAGCAGCGGGCATGCCGCTCGCCCGGATCGTCTTCGAAACGGTCGATCCGTCGTTGGCGTTCGAAGCGAAAATCGCCGACGGGACCTTTCTTGAAAAAGGGACGGTGCTGGCGGTCGTCGAAGGCTCGACGCACAGCATTTTGACAGGGGAGCGCCTTGCGTTGAATTTGCTGCAGCGGCTTTCCGGCATCGCTACCCAGACGAAAGTTTATGCCGATGCGGCGGCCGGATACTCCGTCAAAATCGCCGACACCCGGAAAACGACGCCCGGCCACCGCACGCTGGAGAAATACGCGGTGCGGATCGGCGGGGGCTACAACCATCGCTACGGCCTTTACGATGCCGTCATGATCAAGGATAACCACATTAAGGCGGCGGGCGGCATAACGGAAGCCGTGCGGGCCGCCAAGTCAAGGGCGCCGCACACGATGAAAATCGAGGTGGAGGCCGAGTCGCTCGCCCAGGCGGAGGAAGCGGCCAAGGCCGGGGCGGACATCGTCATGCTCGACAACATGCCGACCGACCGGCTGCGCGAAGCGGTCGCGCGCGTGCGCGAGCTGGATCCGCACGTGCTGCTGGAAGCGTCGGGCGGCGTTCGGCCGGAACGGGTGAAGGAGTTGGCGGCCGCCGGCGTGGACATCATTTCGGTCGGGAGCCTGACGCATTCGTTTCAAGCGCTGGACATCAGCCTTGACCTTAACGCGATCAAAGAGGGGGCAAGTTCGTGA